A stretch of DNA from Cololabis saira isolate AMF1-May2022 chromosome 17, fColSai1.1, whole genome shotgun sequence:
CCAGCCTAAGTACAATTCAAACCCCTGGATGTATTCTTTATCGATATACTCAAATTTACTGGAAGAGGCATCTACTGGACACGTACAGATGTGAGACAGAAAAGTATCCCATTTTGCATCAACAAATGGCAGTAATAGCGAAAAGAGAGAAATTCACAATTGTACGTCACgccttttaaaacatttttgggcaatgaaatgtacattttaagatgtttgaaTGCATGTATGCAGCTTTTGCCAAACTCCCTCTGATATTTTAGAGAGGTATGGGCCCGGTAGCTGAGCTTATAAACCAGTGTTTCCTCCCCCCTGCATGTTGCACCTGCTCGGACACACCTGGCTCCAATTAATGGGCCAACGATACcgtgatgacaagctgatagtGATCCAATCAGGTGGGTTTGAgcatgaaaacatctaaaaaaaaaaagaagaaaaaaaaggcagggCAGTGTGCCCCGAGGAACATCGTTGGGAAACACTGTTATAAACTATGGGGCATGTCTAATGTCAGATAGGCCACACTCTAAAGTGCATTTGTTATCAGAAAAGGTTGTGAAGTACAGTATGAACTACAGAGCTCACAAGTCAGCCAAAATGCTTCTAAAGAAACCTAATGTATAGCCATAAAAATTAGATGTGGTACTTCAATCTTTAAGCAAGAGTATACGGCAtcagaccagcaaacttgtgTTTGATGAGGTTATAATGGTAAGCATGGCATTGATCAAACTATTCTCTGCAGCATGTAATTCAGAATATAAAATGGATATTTTAAAAAGTACCTCATGccttaatcaaatattagttaatgtagaaaaatgtCAATAATTAGATTATTACTGTCCTTGTACAAGTAATCACAGTAAATGTGTGGCATGAGGGGTCAAAAACCAACTGCTGTAGATTGGCCAGTCCTGGTCAATCTTTAATGTTATAAATAAGgtcttttgttcctttttttaattataaaacTAAAAACATGTGAGTCAGAGGACAGAACCACCCATCAATTATTCCAGTCCTATGACTCAAGTCTTGTGGGCATTGAGCTAGAAGTTTTGGAATTATTGAAAAactcaccccccaccccccaaatgTGTACGTGTTAAAACCATCTGCAAGCCAGGCGCCATTTTAAAAGCTTTTTCAAAATTCAGTGTTGACTCACTTCTCACTTGAGCTTTGATATCCATAATTAGTTAAGAATCACAGGAGGGTTGTTGTTAGTTTACTGTTCCAACTCGGTGCTTAAAATCCAGATGTGACCTGAAAATTCATTCAACTGATCAGTATCACATGGAGCTCTGAAATAGTGTTATTGTACCTTTTTAAAACCTGAAGTATTACATTCATAATAAAAGGGTCAACTCCAGGGTTCAGCGCTGATTCAAGATGCAGTATACATCCACTGCTTGGCTGCTGCAAGTCCACCTGATGAAATTCAAATTGATGTCACATCATGACTGACTTTTGCCTTGCAGATAAACTGTCACTTGTGTTTAGCATCCACAAGTGCactgtgcgtgtgcatgtgtgtctttGTGAATCAGAGGATGTCATCGCTGTGGGTGGGTGTTGTGTCCCTGATTTATGAACACAGGCACAGACATCAGACGACAGCTGAGCTCTTAAAAGGCCTCAGAACAGAAGAAAGAGGGCAAAGTGGCATTGTTTTATCAGAAGGACACTTCTGCTCTGAAGATGTTtcagtaaaagaaaaagtaaatgtaCCGCATATACAGTacgtaaataaattaaatagccGTTTATCGTGGTTCTCACAAGCCAAGTTTAAAATTCCTTCTGTAATGATTGGTATCATGCATCATTCCTAAGTCATTAAAACTTACATCAGCAGGCAATTATTTTGATTTGTTCACAATAAGATTGTGTAATAACTTAATATGACATTGGGGCAGGATTGAGGCCCCAATTTAAATAGAAGCTATATCTGATCCATTGGAGTTTCCCAGCAAGAGCAGAAATAGATATGGTATTTTTTACAACTTTGAGTGTGTTATGTTAATGATAATGGTCTGTACCATTTCCATACTAGCCTCCCATCTTCCTCAAAACCTATGATTTACACTAGATGTTATTACTAAAACCATCGATACCAATGTTTTCCCATTGGTGgtgttttctattttaatacCATATCTgacctttttaaattaaaagttTCACCAGGAACACTACAGAATGGTAGACATGCTTTTGTTGCTAATGGATTATGTGGCTATTCTCAGTCATTGTAGATTAGAAAGGGTGTCTACTCATTTCAAAAAAATACTTCATCCCCATTCTGATTAcaattcatttatttgatatgtCACTTACCAGAGAAGACGTCCAGGTAAGGTGCCGAGGTCTTTTTTCCATAATGTGATCTCTTGGAACCCAGAGTCCAGTAAGCGCCACCTGTTTGAACCTTCTCTGGGGTTTCTGAGTCTCGGGATTTGGACACAGCGACAGGAGGAGTTCGTCCTGGTTCCTCTAGTTCTGCAGACCAGTCATCAGAAACACCGTGGGGCCCAGCGAGGGAGGAAGACCTCTGCTTGCTCTTCTTAAGCCCCTCCGCTCTGCTGGATTCGGGCGAAGCAGCAGTGACACCAGTTTTCCTAGGCACATCGGGGCTGGTAATGGGGGAATCAACTGGGGATGTGAGCTGCCTGGTGGTGGTCTTAACATAAGAGGGGTGGACTGGAGGGTAAAGTCTGACAGTAGAGGGGGAGTTGGCAGACGTCCGTCTAGACTGAGAAACAGGGGGGCTGTCTACTGTCAGCTGGCTGATGGACATACTACTCTTCCTGCTTGTGAGGGACAAAAATGCCTGTCTCACACCGTCTTCTTCCTCCCTGTCAACAGACAGGTCCATGCTGCTTATGCTCTTTTGAGTCCCAATCGGACTGGTGCCTGTCAACATAGTATCCAAATGAACAGAGGGCACACGTGTATTTTTCTTCTGCGTAGCCTTGTCATCTTGGCATTGCTGTTCGTGCAAAACAGGGCTGTCCAGGTCACCCAGTTGCTCTTCAGCACTCTCGTatgaggtggtggtggtggcagTCATATCTTGGAAGCTGTAAGTGCTGTTAGTCTTTGGGAAAATGCTAATACTGCTCCTGTCTGTGTCTGGAGCTGAAGATAGTGGACCACTCTCACCAGATGAATTTCTTGATATAGGTATTTCACCACTTCCATTCTCTATCGTCATATTTTCTGCATGCTGTAGCACACTTCCACAGTCGGATGTAGGAAAAAGTATCTCCTCCAGATTGAATTGTTGGGGAAACACTGGTGTCTGTGGGATCTTTCTCATCTTAGAAGTCGCCCCTTCATTTAAGGTGCTGGGCAAAATTCTCTGTCCCCCATCAGTAGCCACATATTGGTCTCGAATGGCCTGCTGGATGTCAGAAAGAAGATCTTCGGTTTCACCTGTGGTCGAGTGAAAACTGTAAAGGTCAGCTTCTGAACCTGAGCTTGTCTTTCGAACAAAATCTTGCTCCACAGATAGGTGATTGTCCACATTCAAACAGCTTAGATCCCCCTCGACATCTGATGGTAGTCCGGTGTCTTCAACCAACTGGATTGATTCATCAGACTTTAGCTCAGTCTTGTCCACTTGTGCTGATCTTCCATCATCCAACACGTCATCCTTAGACAAACCTTTCACCTTGGATAAACTCTTCCTGATCTTCATGCCAGAAAACATGGAGCCCTTTGACTCTGACTTTGGTTTCTTTTTAGTACTTTGCTCTCCTGCTCCTTTACTCATCTTACTCTGGGACTTTTTAGATAGTTTGTCCACCTCTCTGTCATCAGCCGCAGCCTCAGAGGAGACATCCCCTGCTATTCCAGcacttcctcctccttttttctgcttCGTCTCCTGATTCCCCATGTTCCTAAGCAGGCGAACACCCTTGGCTAACAGGCCCTGTTGCTGGGGTCGAGATGGGGCATCCTGGGTTTCCTCCTTGGTTGCTACCGATGTTGGTCCTCGTTTGGTCAGAGCTATTCCAGTGGTAGCTAATCCCTGCTGTCTGCCCACCACTGTTAGCGACTGCTGTGGGGATGTTGTTGGCTTCCCGAgctctgctgatgctgatgatgaaaggaggaggagactggCACTGACAGCCGCTGGCTCTCCCCCCCTCCCCTGCGTagcctctctgtctctctgatcctctctctctttttgcCCCTCCTTTCGACCCCCATCTGCTTGTGCAGTCTCGGCTGTCTTGCATAACGGGCTGCTGATCGAGCGAGCAAGCCGCTGATGCCCTGGACTTTCCTGCCCTTCTCCATTTTCAGTCGGACTGGGATGAAACAGCTCAGGACTGTGCTGTTGATGCTCTAAAATGCTCTGCTCTTGCGTGGACTGTTGTTTATGGAGGATATGGGTGACActgctcttcctccttcctttaaATGCAGTGGTGAAGAAGCTCTCTTTAAGAAAGGGAACTTGGGTCTCCACTGTCTTAATGGTGTGCATTATGACCACTTCAGCTTTAAccagaatgcagcagctctgcaaaGGCTAAGGTAAAGAGAAAAGTTAAAAATGACAACTCTTTTATAGTTTACACTCTGAACAGCTAGAGGAAGATATGCTTGAAGATTTGGACAACCCTGTCAGTTCATTTTTGAATGAGTagatgtgtccaaacttttgaatggtgcAGTAAATCTTATAGTGGGTCCTTGAGATTAATATCGAATTGACATTAGCAACCGTTCCAATATTATCATTACTAATTGCAATCTGGAAAAAATTATGAGGGACTgttcaattattttaaaaaaaggttaaCCTGTAGATAATTAAGACAAAGTTCAGCTTTAAAGTAGGTGCCCCTTTCATTTATATCAGTACTTGGGGCCAGGGGGCATACAGTGACTATTCCTTTTGGAAATTTCCCATTTGATGATACTGTTCAGTACTGGTGTccagcatttatttatttacttatctaGGTGAAATAGCAGCAATGGAAGATATGCTAAACTTGAAGTTTTCAGGATTTATTTACGCTGTTTATGGCACCGAGTAGACAAATAATTAGTAGCTGTTCATTGCTTTGCTTTCCCTCTTAAAACTGCATCACATTTCAGTAATATGTGGCTTCATTAGCATAAAACACAGCCTATGAGAATAAAGAAGAATGGCCAACTATCCAGTACAAGCCTACCAATATTGATATATTACTAAATATTAATACAGACCACCAGGCTCTATTCTCAAGTGCACTACTACCGCTCTGCACACAAGTCTGCACACAAAACAGTTTTAATTTGGCTCTCGACAAACCCTGCTTCATATGATGTAATATGCAGTCACAGAGCTTATGCTGCAGCTTCCCCATTGCATGTACAATTCCCCaaaggtgtaaaaaaaataataatacaaaattaAACTTCATTTTGAGTGGCACATGTTTGAAACCCAGTACCCAGCAAAGGGTTTGGGAGTTTTAAAACTGGAAATAAAAGGGAGGAACATGTTGCATAATCATAAATGCACATAATTATAGGCCAGTAAGACGCCTTTGTAAGCTGTGCATCAGTCACTGAAGTAAAAATCACACATTAAATGCTTGGTTCATGTTCCACATGGACATCCTACAGAATTAAGATAATTGAATAATCAACAACAAAAGAAAGCTCAGTTGCAAATTAGGTTGGTCTTTATACCTTTTTCAAGTGGAATGGATAGTTGTtgaaaataatgattaaaaaaagatgCTATTTATGTACTTTAAATAAAGCATTCTTGCAAAAGTGTTTATTAAATCCCATTTTATCTCTGATTCTGCAATATAGCAGGCCTAATTATTCGGATGAGTTACAAAATTGAGTCATTTGATtgaataaatatttaatttccTAGTTTGAGTAAAACTGAGTGGTAGTAAAGCAAACTGAATACATGTCACTAAACAAGAATAGACAGCTTGTCTCTGAATTAATTATCCTTATTAATAATATGAAGGTCATTACTTGTTCAAACCAACATGCAATATATTGTTTACCTTGAAAAGGTGAAAGCATTAAATTCAACAGGATTCAGTTTTGAAATTTAACAACAACTAGAACATGAAAAAAACAGGACAAGcatattgttatatatatttttaaacagaCTAATGTAAATGGCTGTACTTGCCTGGTCGATTCTCCCCAGTGCTTCACTGCCGAATGAAGAAAACGACACAAATGGGTGTTTGTTTTCGCCCAGGAGCCGCTCCTTAGCCACGGGTCACATGAAGTTGGTATTTCCCTCATCACATGTCTAATCTGGATGACCATCTTCCTCTCAGCTCCGCGAGACTCATCAGGCCTCCTCACAAGAACacgaaacatgtggaaaaaccaAGGACTGCTGTCGTGTTTATTCTGGGGAGATTAGGC
This window harbors:
- the fmn2a gene encoding formin-2 isoform X2 gives rise to the protein MHTIKTVETQVPFLKESFFTTAFKGRRKSSVTHILHKQQSTQEQSILEHQQHSPELFHPSPTENGEGQESPGHQRLARSISSPLCKTAETAQADGGRKEGQKEREDQRDREATQGRGGEPAAVSASLLLLSSSASAELGKPTTSPQQSLTVVGRQQGLATTGIALTKRGPTSVATKEETQDAPSRPQQQGLLAKGVRLLRNMGNQETKQKKGGGSAGIAGDVSSEAAADDREVDKLSKKSQSKMSKGAGEQSTKKKPKSESKGSMFSGMKIRKSLSKVKGLSKDDVLDDGRSAQVDKTELKSDESIQLVEDTGLPSDVEGDLSCLNVDNHLSVEQDFVRKTSSGSEADLYSFHSTTGETEDLLSDIQQAIRDQYVATDGGQRILPSTLNEGATSKMRKIPQTPVFPQQFNLEEILFPTSDCGSVLQHAENMTIENGSGEIPISRNSSGESGPLSSAPDTDRSSISIFPKTNSTYSFQDMTATTTTSYESAEEQLGDLDSPVLHEQQCQDDKATQKKNTRVPSVHLDTMLTGTSPIGTQKSISSMDLSVDREEEDGVRQAFLSLTSRKSSMSISQLTVDSPPVSQSRRTSANSPSTVRLYPPVHPSYVKTTTRQLTSPVDSPITSPDVPRKTGVTAASPESSRAEGLKKSKQRSSSLAGPHGVSDDWSAELEEPGRTPPVAVSKSRDSETPEKVQTGGAYWTLGSKRSHYGKKTSAPYLDVFSGRTLLDRLCLHHGDGSAEEQAKELCLSMLAHGLLQPFSDSTTEYHSDGTVSTIFNEEQLYTWASVGLPVSSHLWDQYGGRTAGRIQGLRSSLNRSSANTPGVLHFQTESNRLKSAQSSSEDENCVIPQLEKTIVDLQTKITALQAQQESVTKSSEDNKGAPGNGHHKASQMTAGPLEKMNREVQTSPSPLVSSYVPKSTQSFVCTCQQRQQSGIPPGPPPPPPPPPLPGGVAPPPPPPPPPPPPLPGAGPCPPPPPPPPPPPGFGPPPPPPPPGMGPPPPPPPPPGMGPPPPPPAPGFGPPPPPGFMPSMMVQEAAPAKAMIEPPKPMKPLYWTRIQLQNKKNTDPLVWEQIEEPSVDFGEFVELFSKSAVKEKKKPISDTISKSKAKQVVKLLSNKRSQAVGILMSSIHLDMKDIQNAVLNMDNSIVDLETLHALYENRAQSDEIGAIKNHIKSTQEKEDSKPLDKPEQFLFQLSNISNFSERVFCILFQSTFHECITSILRKIEVLQKVCKTLQISKSVLQVLGLVLAFGNYMNGGNRSRGQADGFSLDILPKLKDVKSSDNSRSLLSYIVAYYLRHFDEDAGRETCVYPLPEPQDLFQASQMKFEDFQRDLRKLKKDLNACSTETEKVCKLSSEDDVQPFKDKMEEFLSRAFWS